The DNA segment CGGGCCGCACCCGGTCCACCCCGCTGAACCGGATGATCCGCGACACCGCGACCGGGTCGGCCAGCCCGCTGGCCTCCACGATGATCGCGTCGAGGCCCAGCTTCGGGTCGGCCAGCCGCTCCAACGCCGCGTCGAGGCCGCCTTCGTCGGGCAGACAGCAGATGCAGCCGCCGGCGATGGACGCCGGTTCGTCGACCTGTCCGGTCACCAGGGCGGCGTCGACGTTGAGTTCACCGAAGTCGTTGATGACCACGCCGACCCGTGCGTCGGGCGCCCGCAGCACATGGTTGAGCAGGCTGGTCTTACCGGCACCGAGGTAGCCGGTCAACGCGATGACCGGAATTGCCGCCACCGGACTCCTTCCCTCAGTGCGCCGTGCTCGCAGGAGTCTAGGCGCCGTCGTCGGCGGCGGTACTGGCATCGGTTCCCGGGCTTCTCCGGGGGCGCGGGTTTCGCCGCCACCCGACTGTGACCGTCAGCGGCTCCGCGTCAGCGTGCGCGAAGCGGCCGTGCGCGCCCGGCGGACTGTCGCGGTGAACCGGGGGAACTGCGCACCGGGCGCGTCGCCGCGCGCCTGCTCGCCGGCGGCGAGCCGCTGACGCTGCGGCACCACAACGTATTTCGGGTCTCTGGTCGACTCCACGCCTGCCTCGAACACTCCGAAGCGCTGCAGTGCACTGCCGGCGAGCAGCGCCGCACCCGACACGGCGAGCACCGCCCGGTTGCGGCCCACGACTGCCCCGGCCGCGCCGCCGACGGTCAGGATCTCCGACCACTGCCGCAGCCGGTGTGCCCTGCCGGTGGTGTACGCCTCGCCGACGAATCCGATCCGGCGCTCCATCGTCCGTGACGCCGCCACCTCGAGTGCTGCGCCCGCGACCGCCATCCGGCGGGCGGGCCCGGACTCGGCGAGCGGCGCCAGCATCATGCCGAGCCCGCCGCCGCTGGCCGCCGCCGAACCGGTGAACACGAACGGCAGATACGGGTGTGCTTCATGCCACGCCGGAACGGCTGTGTGCGACAACAGGACCGCGGTGTAGGACGCCACCCCCGGCGCCACCGCCGCGGCCTCCAGCCCGGCCGGGCGCGCCGCCCACCCGAGCAGGCGGCCCAGCCGCGTACGCCGCCACCGGGCGGGCATCAGCTCGGCTGCGGCGGCCAGCCCGGCACCCGGGCCGTAGGCGCCGAGGATCCACGTGCCCATGCTCATCGGCGAGCTCGGCTTGGCCACCCGCAGCATGTGGTGGAACCGCTCGGGCCTGCCGAGGTCGCCGATCAGGAAGTACATACTCGCCAGCAGGCTGACCAGCGACCCGATCCGCGAGACCTTCCGCAGGCCGGGCCGGCCCGTCAGATCGGCGCCCGCGCCCAGCATCGCCGACCCGGCCGACAGGCCGCCGGCGAACAGGTACGCGGCGATCATCCAGTTCCACACCGGAGTCTTGAGGATCTGCCGGCCGTAGTAGGACTGGAACTCCGCGCGCGGAACGGCCAACTGTTCGCGCGGCATCAGCTCACCCTTCTGCTCTTCGCGCGAGCGCTCATCGCCGGCCCGCGAACGCCGACACCGCGACACCGACCAACGCCGACGCCGCCATCCCCGCATACCGCCACATCGCGCCCGCGTCCCGC comes from the Mycolicibacterium litorale genome and includes:
- the nrfD gene encoding NrfD/PsrC family molybdoenzyme membrane anchor subunit; its protein translation is MPREQLAVPRAEFQSYYGRQILKTPVWNWMIAAYLFAGGLSAGSAMLGAGADLTGRPGLRKVSRIGSLVSLLASMYFLIGDLGRPERFHHMLRVAKPSSPMSMGTWILGAYGPGAGLAAAAELMPARWRRTRLGRLLGWAARPAGLEAAAVAPGVASYTAVLLSHTAVPAWHEAHPYLPFVFTGSAAASGGGLGMMLAPLAESGPARRMAVAGAALEVAASRTMERRIGFVGEAYTTGRAHRLRQWSEILTVGGAAGAVVGRNRAVLAVSGAALLAGSALQRFGVFEAGVESTRDPKYVVVPQRQRLAAGEQARGDAPGAQFPRFTATVRRARTAASRTLTRSR